One genomic segment of uncultured Ilyobacter sp. includes these proteins:
- the csx2 gene encoding TIGR02221 family CRISPR-associated protein, which translates to MARILISPLGTGIKKENQNVYKKTKYKIEDKFYNESFISIALTKHFDIDKQFLIGTSSSMWDEAYLQYSYYNKREPDEEFWADLSESIKDRDHKFRLGEDKIKKVRSALGEESEIYIINYGLDQDEIMGNFNILFDISSKLNDGDEIYIDITHSFRSLSLFVFVITNYIKNVMDRDIKINGLHYGMFEAPKELGYTPVVNLNLITQMMEYIKGISEFKNYGNGYILSSLISDQNVNKKIKTISEVVNLGNLTMMRKSINDLKGVVPILKNSNFIGDSITAEALEKFVKRFSNAKTDSKFQYETAKWFFENKRYGQSYMVLTEAVVSYICEKEYMRTISKEDRDAAKGILFDCKSLSEGYGNIGEEEFIRSLKNKDESKRYKKIAKYYFEINDIRNRIAHAVDHPNSRTNLKGDIDILQKSIEAFKNLLE; encoded by the coding sequence ATGGCTAGAATTCTTATTTCACCATTAGGGACAGGAATAAAAAAAGAAAATCAAAATGTCTATAAGAAAACGAAATACAAAATAGAGGATAAGTTTTATAATGAAAGTTTTATATCAATAGCCCTCACAAAGCATTTTGATATTGATAAGCAGTTTTTGATTGGTACATCTTCCTCTATGTGGGATGAAGCTTATCTTCAGTATTCCTATTACAATAAGAGAGAACCAGATGAGGAATTTTGGGCCGATCTTTCTGAAAGTATAAAAGACAGGGATCATAAATTTAGGCTGGGTGAAGATAAGATCAAAAAGGTAAGAAGTGCCCTAGGAGAGGAATCTGAAATTTATATTATAAATTACGGTTTAGATCAAGATGAGATCATGGGAAATTTTAATATACTTTTTGATATTTCAAGCAAGCTAAATGACGGAGACGAGATCTATATCGACATCACTCACTCTTTTAGATCGTTATCCCTCTTCGTATTTGTCATAACAAACTATATAAAAAATGTAATGGATAGGGATATAAAGATCAACGGTCTTCATTACGGTATGTTTGAAGCTCCTAAAGAACTGGGGTACACTCCAGTGGTAAACCTAAATCTCATCACACAGATGATGGAATACATTAAGGGAATAAGCGAGTTTAAAAATTACGGCAACGGCTATATTTTGTCCTCTCTTATATCTGATCAAAATGTAAACAAGAAGATAAAAACTATCTCAGAGGTGGTGAATCTAGGGAACCTCACCATGATGAGAAAGAGCATAAATGACCTGAAAGGTGTGGTGCCGATACTTAAAAATAGCAATTTTATAGGTGACAGTATCACAGCCGAAGCTCTGGAAAAATTTGTAAAAAGATTCTCGAATGCCAAAACTGACTCTAAATTTCAGTATGAAACTGCAAAATGGTTTTTTGAGAACAAGAGATACGGGCAGAGTTATATGGTGCTAACAGAGGCCGTCGTAAGCTACATCTGTGAGAAGGAGTATATGAGGACGATATCTAAAGAAGATAGGGATGCAGCAAAGGGAATCCTTTTTGACTGCAAAAGTTTGAGCGAAGGCTATGGCAATATAGGCGAGGAGGAATTTATCCGAAGCTTAAAAAATAAAGATGAAAGCAAAAGGTATAAAAAAATAGCAAAATATTATTTTGAGATAAACGATATCAGAAACAGGATAGCTCACGCAGTGGACCACCCAAATAGCAGGACAAATTTAAAGGGTGATATAGATATATTGCAGAAGAGTATAGAGGCATTCAAGAATCTGCTGGAATAA
- the cas10 gene encoding type III-A CRISPR-associated protein Cas10/Csm1 encodes MLRINEEWQKVALGALLHDIGKMIHRHNDYKNLIPELGTKHQSLSVWFYKELVKHKIVNDDELITTIIQRHHEDSRIDEQFRVQELKDDNLKKLSLIVSRADNYSSSERSDEEADYSKGSNNYKTTPLQSVFSRVSLEECIKEISPSFFKLSPLDSEGIFSKENHRENYSGDLKKLIESFMDEVYRIRADDFHTLYNNLLFLIEKYTWCIASDTQGKVNDIPLYDHLKTTSAIALSSYRYQMEFEKVTQSRIKNGDTENQFLIIGGDLSGIQSFIYNLGSQSRGAKRLRARSFYVKTLSEILSYRIIKDLELTQGHIVLQAGGKFHIIAPNTNSVRIKLKKIEKEVLDEIFLEFKGEIFIALDAVEASGKMLNGNYNEITEQLEIKLNKKKKTKYSEKIMANPVFENPIYGDGQGARLCPVCQRELFNKGEMCKSCEKQVRIGSKLPHTEYMAITNSGKGDFSFLGLGVMLIEDKKNIPENLFLLVNYKEENPLYVYPEIRGSYGAYTPLKGREIMEFEEIAEKATGVKNLGVLKADVDNLGNIFAVGLKEQSISRVANMSKLLDSFFSKFIEDKIRESRVKPIEYKGIALDLSNFYLVYAGGDDLLIVAPWNELIYFSKWLRDKFSEFTKNENFTISCGLHIMHHKDPFYIASEKAGELEEMSKTSGKNGLSIWDRYIHWDDFDRVFIEYGERLSKYSKKDYKEGKEPLYSQSFLYRLLKYTAMAEKYLYKKDINSLSFISKFNYDVERNLKGKIMKVYNKTEAELEYVPQWSLIKNAFYIIDKEKNINKKAIDFLGRHMRVALNYAVRKNREGDNID; translated from the coding sequence ATGCTTAGGATAAATGAAGAGTGGCAGAAGGTAGCACTCGGGGCTCTGCTTCATGATATAGGCAAAATGATACACAGGCACAATGATTATAAAAATCTTATACCTGAATTGGGTACCAAGCACCAGTCTCTCTCGGTGTGGTTCTATAAAGAGCTGGTAAAACATAAGATTGTAAACGATGACGAATTAATAACAACGATAATTCAAAGACATCACGAAGATTCTAGAATAGATGAACAGTTTAGGGTCCAGGAATTGAAGGATGATAACCTGAAAAAGCTCTCTCTTATAGTGAGCAGGGCAGACAACTATTCTTCAAGTGAAAGAAGCGATGAAGAGGCAGACTATAGCAAGGGGAGTAACAACTATAAGACTACTCCTCTACAAAGTGTTTTTTCAAGGGTGAGTTTAGAAGAGTGCATCAAAGAGATTAGTCCTAGTTTTTTCAAGCTAAGCCCGCTAGACAGTGAAGGGATTTTTTCTAAAGAAAACCATAGGGAAAACTATTCAGGGGACCTGAAAAAGCTAATAGAGTCATTTATGGATGAAGTTTACAGGATAAGGGCAGACGATTTTCACACTCTGTACAACAATCTTCTGTTTCTCATAGAAAAATACACCTGGTGTATAGCTTCGGATACTCAAGGGAAGGTAAACGACATCCCCTTATACGATCACCTGAAGACGACCTCTGCAATAGCACTTTCAAGCTACAGATATCAGATGGAGTTTGAAAAAGTCACCCAAAGCAGGATAAAAAACGGGGATACAGAAAATCAGTTTTTGATCATAGGAGGAGACCTGTCAGGTATACAGAGCTTTATATACAACCTAGGAAGCCAGAGCAGGGGAGCCAAAAGGCTGAGGGCCAGATCTTTTTATGTAAAAACCCTTTCGGAGATATTATCTTACAGGATAATAAAGGATTTAGAGCTGACCCAGGGACATATAGTCCTGCAGGCAGGTGGTAAATTTCACATAATAGCTCCAAATACAAACAGTGTGAGAATTAAGCTCAAAAAAATAGAAAAAGAGGTCTTAGACGAGATATTTCTAGAATTTAAAGGGGAAATATTTATAGCCTTAGATGCTGTGGAAGCCAGCGGTAAAATGCTAAATGGAAACTATAACGAGATCACAGAACAACTGGAGATAAAACTAAATAAAAAGAAAAAGACTAAGTACAGTGAAAAGATAATGGCAAATCCAGTATTTGAAAACCCTATCTATGGTGACGGACAGGGAGCAAGGCTCTGTCCCGTGTGTCAGAGGGAGCTTTTCAACAAAGGGGAGATGTGTAAAAGTTGTGAAAAACAAGTAAGGATAGGAAGCAAACTGCCCCACACAGAGTACATGGCTATAACAAATTCTGGCAAAGGGGATTTTTCATTTTTGGGTCTTGGGGTAATGCTCATAGAGGATAAGAAGAATATCCCTGAAAACCTGTTTTTACTGGTAAACTATAAAGAGGAGAATCCCCTGTATGTATACCCTGAGATCAGAGGGTCCTATGGAGCTTATACACCTCTAAAAGGAAGGGAGATAATGGAGTTTGAAGAGATAGCCGAGAAAGCGACAGGGGTAAAAAATCTTGGTGTGTTGAAAGCCGACGTGGATAACCTGGGGAATATATTTGCAGTTGGACTGAAGGAGCAGTCTATATCAAGAGTTGCAAACATGAGCAAACTTTTAGATTCCTTCTTCAGTAAATTTATAGAAGATAAAATACGTGAAAGCAGGGTGAAGCCTATAGAGTACAAAGGTATAGCTTTGGATCTTTCAAATTTTTATCTGGTCTATGCAGGAGGAGACGATCTGCTCATAGTGGCTCCTTGGAATGAGCTGATTTATTTCTCTAAATGGCTAAGGGATAAATTCAGTGAATTCACCAAAAACGAGAATTTTACCATATCCTGCGGGCTGCACATTATGCACCACAAGGATCCATTTTACATAGCCTCTGAAAAGGCAGGTGAGCTAGAGGAAATGTCTAAGACTTCTGGTAAAAATGGTCTGTCTATCTGGGACAGGTATATTCACTGGGACGATTTTGACAGGGTATTTATAGAGTACGGGGAAAGGCTGTCGAAATACAGCAAAAAAGATTATAAAGAGGGAAAAGAGCCTCTATACTCCCAAAGCTTTCTCTACAGGCTTCTAAAATACACCGCCATGGCAGAAAAGTATCTCTACAAAAAAGATATAAACTCTTTGTCCTTTATATCTAAATTCAACTACGACGTGGAAAGAAATTTAAAGGGAAAAATAATGAAGGTCTACAATAAAACAGAGGCTGAACTAGAGTACGTACCTCAGTGGAGCCTTATTAAAAATGCTTTTTACATTATAGACAAGGAAAAAAATATAAACAAAAAGGCCATAGACTTTCTGGGAAGACACATGAGGGTGGCTTTAAACTATGCAGTGAGAAAAAACAGAGAGGGTGATAATATTGACTAA
- the csm2 gene encoding type III-A CRISPR-associated protein Csm2, with protein MTNGYSHKNQNGRGNDFEKAPIYDFNRLQNGYTDEKGDIKEQFMLGDAERLAAYIAGDKRLDRYGNTHYSGIKSSQLRNFYGEVKALQSKMGKKGEEFHKVYPFVLMLKSKAAYKESQNNIPESFKNFIDINVELIKNANKDGKGFEAFNNFALFFEVVIGFFKGATK; from the coding sequence TTGACTAACGGATACAGCCACAAAAACCAAAATGGCAGGGGAAATGATTTTGAGAAGGCTCCGATTTACGATTTTAACAGGCTTCAAAATGGCTATACTGACGAAAAGGGCGACATAAAAGAGCAGTTTATGCTAGGAGATGCAGAGAGGCTGGCTGCATATATTGCTGGGGATAAGAGACTAGACAGATACGGCAACACACATTATAGTGGTATAAAGTCAAGCCAGCTTAGGAATTTTTACGGTGAGGTAAAGGCCCTTCAGTCTAAAATGGGTAAAAAGGGAGAGGAGTTCCATAAAGTCTATCCTTTTGTGTTGATGTTGAAGTCCAAGGCGGCCTACAAAGAGAGCCAGAACAATATTCCGGAAAGTTTTAAAAATTTCATCGACATCAACGTTGAGCTGATAAAAAACGCAAATAAAGATGGGAAAGGGTTTGAGGCTTTTAATAATTTTGCTTTGTTTTTTGAAGTGGTAATAGGATTCTTTAAGGGGGCGACTAAATAA
- the csm3 gene encoding type III-A CRISPR-associated RAMP protein Csm3, which produces MRLNNIKEIKGIMKLKTGTRVGGSTENIEIGGNDNPVIRNPYTGEVYIPGSSLKGKMRSLTEWLEGAVPPSGKVHSCSDPKCPVCRTFGRGAEDSKRAKSGPTRLIVRDAYLTEESKKELTNLKARTGMDTEMKFENTINRLSSEANPRNLERIPAGMEFEFNMSYKVFDLEDGFDEEENFEKIVLKGLKALLLEGVGGGVSRGNGQIEFTFLSVDGKDYLGKMEEIDV; this is translated from the coding sequence ATGAGACTCAACAACATCAAAGAGATAAAAGGGATAATGAAGCTAAAAACAGGAACCAGGGTAGGTGGATCTACTGAAAATATCGAGATAGGGGGAAATGACAACCCAGTTATCAGAAACCCCTATACGGGAGAGGTGTATATACCGGGATCATCCCTAAAGGGAAAGATGAGATCTCTCACAGAGTGGCTAGAGGGAGCAGTACCTCCCAGCGGAAAAGTACACAGCTGCAGTGACCCGAAATGCCCTGTGTGCAGGACCTTCGGGAGAGGAGCGGAGGACAGCAAAAGAGCTAAGAGCGGTCCCACAAGGCTGATAGTGAGAGATGCCTATCTTACAGAAGAAAGCAAAAAAGAACTTACAAACCTCAAGGCCAGGACTGGTATGGACACAGAGATGAAATTTGAAAATACCATAAACAGACTGAGCTCAGAGGCCAATCCGAGAAACCTAGAAAGAATCCCGGCAGGTATGGAGTTTGAATTCAACATGTCCTACAAGGTCTTTGACCTTGAAGACGGCTTCGATGAAGAGGAGAACTTTGAAAAGATAGTACTGAAAGGCTTGAAAGCACTGCTCCTAGAGGGTGTAGGGGGAGGAGTATCTAGAGGAAACGGCCAAATAGAGTTCACGTTTCTTTCTGTAGACGGGAAAGATTATTTAGGTAAGATGGAGGAGATAGATGTATAA
- the csm5 gene encoding type III-A CRISPR-associated RAMP protein Csm5: MSKLDILNIKCKLVPLTPIHIGSGHDIEPFDYVIVNGNFYRIDAMSIFEKLTEKEQLEFTRKIEDGMIPFRSYMKNIYREELGYIYKSPVDRNLEEKYNKKLGGAKNRNENSEFIIKEFMGGLGGKYIPGSTIKGSMRGAYIYNRIKNNSQYRLERDKRKKTVPVVLYNDYGKPAGKHDKGELDSKFSREAFGMDSLTPFIDPFKRLTVTDTREYPEISKIAECKRMSVDKRTKELKKGSSDYLEVLKSKYWDDEENSLEFSIGIRYLEKEGIELIKNYYDNSNRKKSSFGEILTFDQYEFLDALNNKMRDVMKEEISFYNRSENKEIQELYKKIKAEFDNLEDNEAIIRIGKGSGFATFTHLLKSNNNHIRSASRVLAEEKYPMGWAKIVIEE; this comes from the coding sequence ATGAGTAAGCTGGATATACTTAATATAAAATGTAAACTTGTGCCCCTGACCCCTATTCACATAGGAAGCGGGCACGATATAGAGCCCTTTGACTATGTCATAGTAAATGGCAATTTTTACAGGATAGATGCCATGAGCATATTTGAAAAGCTGACGGAAAAAGAGCAGCTTGAATTTACCAGAAAGATAGAGGATGGGATGATACCATTCAGAAGTTACATGAAAAATATATACCGTGAAGAGCTGGGATATATCTACAAAAGTCCTGTGGACAGAAACCTCGAGGAAAAGTATAATAAAAAACTAGGTGGGGCCAAAAACAGAAATGAAAATTCCGAATTTATAATAAAAGAATTTATGGGGGGGCTGGGAGGAAAGTACATCCCCGGAAGTACCATAAAAGGAAGTATGAGAGGAGCTTACATATATAACAGGATAAAAAACAACAGCCAGTACAGGCTAGAGAGGGACAAAAGAAAGAAAACCGTCCCTGTGGTGCTCTACAACGATTACGGGAAACCTGCAGGTAAACACGATAAGGGTGAACTGGATTCGAAATTTTCTAGAGAGGCCTTTGGTATGGACAGCCTGACCCCTTTTATCGATCCATTTAAAAGGTTAACTGTGACAGACACGAGAGAGTATCCAGAGATAAGCAAGATAGCAGAGTGCAAAAGAATGTCTGTTGACAAAAGAACAAAGGAGCTTAAAAAGGGAAGCTCAGATTACCTAGAGGTTCTGAAGAGTAAGTATTGGGATGATGAGGAAAACAGCCTTGAATTTTCTATAGGGATAAGGTATCTTGAAAAAGAGGGGATAGAACTCATAAAAAATTACTACGACAACAGCAACAGAAAAAAAAGCAGCTTCGGGGAGATACTGACCTTTGATCAGTATGAATTTTTAGATGCTTTGAACAACAAGATGAGAGATGTAATGAAAGAGGAGATCTCCTTCTACAATAGGTCGGAAAATAAAGAGATACAGGAACTTTATAAAAAAATAAAAGCTGAGTTTGATAATCTAGAGGACAACGAAGCCATCATAAGGATAGGTAAGGGTTCCGGTTTTGCCACATTTACCCACCTGCTGAAATCAAACAATAATCACATTAGATCTGCTTCTAGGGTTCTGGCAGAAGAAAAGTACCCTATGGGATGGGCTAAGATAGTAATAGAGGAGTAG
- the cas6 gene encoding CRISPR system precrRNA processing endoribonuclease RAMP protein Cas6 codes for MYGSFVVKFKNIGEDLNIATPSLYFRELLSEKAGLGEEEYKVNVLRNPVSSCTIEGGEFFYLRVCYFREEGFLAASQELFKYMLLKLPLGQFEICRFNSGGKSNLWSKTYDAIKMGDRFILDFYTPLFIKFGDRFITEFDIYLLLKQLYRENKSLGKIDLKEIASKIKVNILRPRVSKVFFEKKFALGFSGEAEINLELLNYYEKESVKTLIKKGYFYGAGYRKEWGCGMYSVKNPITDNAAEVEE; via the coding sequence ATGTACGGAAGTTTTGTGGTAAAGTTTAAAAATATCGGAGAGGATCTAAATATAGCGACTCCCTCTCTTTATTTCAGAGAGTTACTTTCTGAAAAGGCAGGCCTTGGGGAAGAGGAGTATAAGGTCAACGTACTGAGAAATCCTGTAAGCAGCTGTACAATAGAGGGCGGAGAGTTTTTTTACCTGAGGGTATGCTACTTCAGGGAAGAGGGTTTTCTGGCAGCTTCACAGGAGCTTTTTAAATATATGCTTCTTAAACTTCCCCTGGGGCAGTTTGAAATATGTCGGTTTAACTCAGGTGGGAAAAGTAATCTCTGGAGTAAAACTTATGATGCAATAAAGATGGGAGATAGATTTATTTTAGATTTCTATACTCCCCTCTTTATAAAATTTGGCGACAGGTTTATAACTGAGTTCGATATATATCTTTTATTGAAACAACTCTATAGGGAAAATAAAAGCCTTGGGAAAATTGACCTGAAAGAAATAGCTTCTAAGATAAAAGTAAATATCCTTAGGCCCAGGGTCAGCAAGGTTTTTTTTGAAAAAAAATTTGCCTTAGGATTCAGTGGAGAGGCAGAGATAAACCTAGAGCTTTTGAATTATTATGAAAAGGAATCTGTGAAAACCCTTATTAAAAAAGGATATTTTTACGGGGCTGGCTACAGAAAAGAGTGGGGATGCGGAATGTACAGTGTAAAAAATCCAATAACAGATAATGCAGCAGAGGTGGAAGAATGA
- a CDS encoding CRISPR-associated endonuclease Cas6, with the protein MKLVMVKFKTEEKFDNRDSEKLRGYIGNLFSSNVLFHNHLGKYEFLYKSSKIYYRVIEGELSIVGICQGAELLLEKAGDINEVVIGGKTHEILRKEIIEKEFDLNIGDTLHKYKFDTLWMALNDKNYKKYKSGEFFLDRNLQNNIIEFFKLCGVWADKPIMVKGEYKEHKITKKDTSLIGFSGWFVTNVKLPDYISLGKRKSIGFGSIKRE; encoded by the coding sequence ATGAAGCTAGTAATGGTAAAATTTAAAACAGAGGAGAAATTTGACAACAGAGACAGTGAAAAACTGAGAGGATATATAGGAAACCTGTTTTCTTCCAATGTGCTTTTTCACAATCACTTGGGTAAATATGAGTTTTTGTATAAATCTTCAAAGATATACTACAGGGTGATAGAGGGAGAACTGTCAATAGTGGGTATCTGCCAAGGAGCAGAGCTCTTGCTGGAAAAGGCAGGGGATATAAATGAGGTGGTCATAGGGGGAAAAACTCATGAAATCCTCAGAAAGGAGATAATTGAAAAAGAGTTTGACCTAAATATAGGGGACACCCTGCACAAGTATAAATTTGATACTCTGTGGATGGCCCTAAACGATAAAAACTACAAAAAATACAAAAGTGGGGAATTTTTCCTTGACAGAAATCTTCAGAATAATATAATAGAGTTCTTCAAGCTGTGCGGAGTGTGGGCTGATAAACCCATAATGGTAAAAGGTGAATACAAAGAGCATAAGATAACAAAGAAGGATACTTCACTTATTGGGTTTTCAGGTTGGTTTGTGACCAACGTAAAGCTGCCGGACTATATAAGCCTGGGAAAAAGAAAGTCCATAGGGTTTGGCAGTATAAAGAGGGAATAG
- a CDS encoding IS3 family transposase, which translates to MKKGYDHIRQKLSKDKCQTLITTLSKIHPICKLTKILKIPKSTYYYRISSTENPNKLKREEMKRKIFKVWDNSHKRYGAPKIHQELLKKGNKCSLKHVQNLMVEQGIMSITVKKFRPQRGNEAVEEKSGPNILDQDFSVEKINEKVVGDITYIHTKKDKWCYLSSFMDLYNNEIIGWSFSKNMTTDMVLESLKMACIKRKDIKGAIIHTDRGSQYTSNAFKDTVKSEGMRLSYSRKGNPYDNACIESFHSVLKKELIHHKVYEDFEEAMTDIIEYIENWYNNRRIQKKLGWKSPIEYLKAA; encoded by the coding sequence ATTAAAAAAGGCTATGACCATATTCGCCAAAAACTAAGTAAAGATAAGTGCCAGACACTGATCACCACTCTTTCTAAAATACACCCTATTTGCAAGTTAACCAAAATTCTAAAGATTCCTAAAAGTACATACTACTATAGAATATCAAGCACAGAAAATCCTAACAAACTTAAGAGGGAAGAGATGAAGCGCAAAATCTTCAAAGTATGGGATAATAGCCATAAAAGATATGGTGCTCCAAAAATACATCAGGAATTATTAAAAAAAGGTAATAAATGCAGCTTAAAACATGTACAAAATTTAATGGTAGAACAAGGAATAATGTCTATTACAGTTAAAAAATTCAGACCTCAAAGAGGCAATGAAGCAGTGGAAGAAAAGTCTGGACCAAATATTTTGGACCAGGATTTTAGCGTAGAAAAAATTAATGAAAAAGTGGTTGGAGATATCACATATATCCATACAAAAAAAGATAAATGGTGCTACCTAAGCTCATTTATGGATCTTTATAACAATGAGATTATTGGATGGAGTTTTTCTAAGAATATGACAACAGATATGGTGCTGGAAAGCTTGAAAATGGCATGCATAAAGAGAAAAGATATTAAGGGTGCCATTATCCATACGGACAGAGGCAGCCAATATACTTCAAATGCATTTAAAGACACAGTAAAATCTGAGGGGATGAGATTATCCTACTCAAGAAAAGGAAATCCCTACGATAATGCTTGTATAGAGTCTTTTCACTCGGTTTTAAAAAAGGAGCTTATCCACCATAAAGTGTATGAAGATTTTGAAGAAGCAATGACTGATATTATTGAGTATATAGAAAATTGGTACAACAATAGGAGAATCCAGAAGAAATTAGGATGGAAGTCTCCTATAGAGTACCTAAAAGCAGCATAA
- a CDS encoding transposase: MAGEKHSNEIKEMMVRLYNGGKGKKVKDLAIEYGIAESTVRYWVVDKPKKENKNKTKESSNPEIEEMKKEIAKLKEENDILKKAMTIFAKN, from the coding sequence ATGGCAGGGGAAAAGCATAGTAATGAAATTAAAGAAATGATGGTTAGGCTTTACAACGGGGGTAAAGGTAAGAAGGTTAAGGACTTAGCAATAGAATATGGTATAGCAGAATCAACAGTTAGGTATTGGGTTGTAGACAAACCTAAAAAAGAGAATAAAAATAAAACTAAAGAGTCTTCGAATCCAGAAATTGAAGAAATGAAAAAAGAGATTGCGAAGCTTAAAGAAGAGAATGATATATTAAAAAAGGCTATGACCATATTCGCCAAAAACTAA
- the csx20 gene encoding CRISPR-associated protein Csx20 produces the protein MKKLLLVFSHRLTEEQKESAQKDLDIGKFLYLPENLQKIWSEVNPVKFEEGKLELIKEYIINNIDKEDYVLIQGEWRFTYELVNFCRENERRAVYSSTERSSEDSKSSKDGEVRRRIVFKHVRFKPYY, from the coding sequence ATGAAAAAATTACTGTTGGTTTTTTCCCACAGACTTACAGAGGAGCAGAAGGAATCTGCACAAAAAGATCTGGATATAGGGAAGTTTTTGTATCTCCCGGAAAATCTTCAGAAAATATGGTCTGAGGTGAACCCTGTTAAATTTGAAGAGGGAAAATTAGAACTTATAAAGGAATACATAATAAACAACATAGACAAAGAAGACTATGTGCTAATACAGGGTGAGTGGAGGTTTACCTATGAGCTGGTAAATTTCTGCCGGGAAAATGAGAGGAGGGCTGTCTACTCAAGCACTGAGAGAAGTTCAGAAGATTCAAAAAGCTCAAAAGATGGAGAGGTTCGCAGGAGGATTGTTTTCAAACATGTGAGGTTTAAGCCCTATTATTAA
- the cas1 gene encoding CRISPR-associated endonuclease Cas1 → MEVTVETKGTKISKSNNIFKVRKVNNEEIKLSYNQVSSFVLYPGVSITTDAVCLALEKNVEIYFMDEYGLPLGKIWDSRFGSTSLIRREQYRVFSSEAGSEIGKEFILKKADAYMEQLKKFSGYSSEVEKIEKFSKSIAEIKGYPEDIRNSVMGYEGNIGKVYFSVLSKELPAKYKFDGRNKEGGDYFNNLLNYVYGILYRVCEKELVKAGLDPFLGIFHSDSYNKKSFLFDFIEEFRPDASKIAFDFIKKKYVRENYFDSNFKLSQEGRREISQFFRKNFEKKIFYMKKNWDKYSVIRLEAQRVAKILKGDEDEVSDIL, encoded by the coding sequence ATGGAAGTCACTGTAGAAACCAAGGGAACCAAAATTTCAAAATCCAATAATATCTTTAAGGTAAGGAAGGTAAACAACGAAGAGATAAAGCTTTCTTACAACCAGGTGAGCTCTTTCGTACTTTATCCGGGAGTTAGCATAACAACAGATGCAGTGTGCCTGGCACTTGAGAAAAATGTAGAGATATATTTTATGGATGAATACGGATTACCACTTGGTAAAATATGGGACAGCAGATTCGGATCTACATCCCTTATAAGGAGGGAGCAGTACAGGGTGTTTTCGTCTGAGGCTGGATCTGAAATAGGTAAGGAGTTTATCCTGAAAAAGGCAGACGCCTATATGGAACAGCTGAAGAAATTTTCAGGTTACAGTAGCGAAGTGGAAAAAATAGAGAAGTTTTCAAAATCTATAGCAGAGATAAAGGGATATCCTGAAGATATAAGAAACTCAGTTATGGGTTATGAAGGAAACATAGGTAAGGTTTATTTTTCGGTACTGTCAAAAGAGCTTCCAGCAAAGTATAAATTTGATGGGAGGAACAAAGAGGGGGGAGATTATTTCAACAACCTATTAAACTACGTCTATGGCATACTGTACAGAGTCTGTGAAAAAGAACTTGTTAAAGCCGGCTTGGATCCTTTTTTGGGGATCTTTCATTCAGACTCATATAACAAGAAATCCTTTCTCTTTGATTTCATAGAGGAGTTCAGGCCTGATGCCTCAAAAATAGCCTTTGATTTTATAAAAAAGAAGTACGTCAGGGAAAACTACTTTGATTCTAACTTTAAACTCTCACAGGAGGGAAGGAGGGAGATCAGCCAGTTTTTCAGAAAAAATTTCGAAAAAAAGATTTTTTATATGAAGAAAAATTGGGATAAATATTCCGTAATTCGTTTAGAGGCACAGAGAGTGGCCAAAATTTTGAAGGGGGATGAAGATGAAGTATCTGATATCCTATGA